A genomic stretch from Apis cerana isolate GH-2021 linkage group LG9, AcerK_1.0, whole genome shotgun sequence includes:
- the LOC108002335 gene encoding retinol dehydrogenase 10-like isoform X1: MSSVKDDAIVVNSQLRHSVSTLWFFLTFEFLISTFLSIFLAILTFIKSLLPKPPRDLTGDIILIAGVSSSLGESLASEFLKNGCSVICVDKDSKTIEETVSRLKQRHLIVEPRQRRNDASPRCGSMIFTYECDFLDKDAIRGTVQKVKKDIGRIDVLITCINESNENIFDVSSRTLMAHFWTVLTFLPMMLYQKRGHIIGVTPIALNSDAYHSSRAAIMYFIESMRQELSEHSSYLTFLAYSPIAKSSSLKQNEEEVSKNIVRAVKTDQYNVGWTFKLLYQIGCIIYNGITLLTNWIDFNRCDYPT; encoded by the exons ATGTCTTCCGTAAAGGATGATGCGATAGTTGTAAATTCACAACTGAGGCACTCTGTATCCACTCTTTGGTTCTTCCTCACCTTTGAATTCTTAATTAGCACCTTTCTAAGTATTTTCCTGGCAATTCTCACattcataaaatctttattgccGAAACCACCCAGGGATTTAACAGGAGACATAATTTTG attGCCGGCGTTTCTTCCTCATTAGGCGAGTCGTTGGcgagtgaatttttaaaaaacggaTGCTCCGTGATTTGCGTGGACAAAGATTCGAAAACGATCGAGGAAACGGTATCCAGATTGAAGCAACGACATTTGATCGTCGAGCCGAGGCAGAGGAGGAACGATGCATCGCCGCGATGCGGGTCGATGATATTCACTTACGAGTGTGATTTCTTGGATAAAGATGCGATTAGAGGGACGGttcaaaaagtgaaaaaagatATCGGAAGAATCGACGTTCTTATTACTTGTATCAACGAATCGAACGAGAATATCTTCGACGTGAGCAGCAGAACTTTAATGGCCCATTTCTGG ACAGTTTTGACGTTTCTTCCAATGATGTTGTATCAAAAACGAGGCCATATAATTGGTGTTACTCCAATCGCATTGAACAGCGACGCTTATCATAGCTCCAGAGCGGCTATAATGT ATTTCATAGAAAGTATGCGTCAAGAATTGAGCGAGCACAGCAGCTATCTAACATTTTTGGCATATTCTCCGATTGCAAAATCCAG CTCATTGAAgcaaaatgaagaagaagtaAGCAAGAATATAGTAAGAGCAGTGAAGACTGATCAATATAATGTGGGCTGGACGTTCAAACTACTGTATCAAATAGG ttgCATAATCTACAATGGAATAACGTTGCTCACAAATTGGATCGACTTTAACAGATGCGATTATCCCACGTGA
- the LOC108002335 gene encoding retinol dehydrogenase 10-like isoform X2: MSSVKDDAIVVNSQLRHSVSTLWFFLTFEFLISTFLSIFLAILTFIKSLLPKPPRDLTGDIILIAGVSSSLGESLASEFLKNGCSVICVDKDSKTIEETVSRLKQRHLIVEPRQRRNDASPRCGSMIFTYECDFLDKDAIRGTVQKVKKDIGRIDVLITCINESNENIFDTVLTFLPMMLYQKRGHIIGVTPIALNSDAYHSSRAAIMYFIESMRQELSEHSSYLTFLAYSPIAKSSSLKQNEEEVSKNIVRAVKTDQYNVGWTFKLLYQIGCIIYNGITLLTNWIDFNRCDYPT, from the exons ATGTCTTCCGTAAAGGATGATGCGATAGTTGTAAATTCACAACTGAGGCACTCTGTATCCACTCTTTGGTTCTTCCTCACCTTTGAATTCTTAATTAGCACCTTTCTAAGTATTTTCCTGGCAATTCTCACattcataaaatctttattgccGAAACCACCCAGGGATTTAACAGGAGACATAATTTTG attGCCGGCGTTTCTTCCTCATTAGGCGAGTCGTTGGcgagtgaatttttaaaaaacggaTGCTCCGTGATTTGCGTGGACAAAGATTCGAAAACGATCGAGGAAACGGTATCCAGATTGAAGCAACGACATTTGATCGTCGAGCCGAGGCAGAGGAGGAACGATGCATCGCCGCGATGCGGGTCGATGATATTCACTTACGAGTGTGATTTCTTGGATAAAGATGCGATTAGAGGGACGGttcaaaaagtgaaaaaagatATCGGAAGAATCGACGTTCTTATTACTTGTATCAACGAATCGAACGAGAATATCTTCGAC ACAGTTTTGACGTTTCTTCCAATGATGTTGTATCAAAAACGAGGCCATATAATTGGTGTTACTCCAATCGCATTGAACAGCGACGCTTATCATAGCTCCAGAGCGGCTATAATGT ATTTCATAGAAAGTATGCGTCAAGAATTGAGCGAGCACAGCAGCTATCTAACATTTTTGGCATATTCTCCGATTGCAAAATCCAG CTCATTGAAgcaaaatgaagaagaagtaAGCAAGAATATAGTAAGAGCAGTGAAGACTGATCAATATAATGTGGGCTGGACGTTCAAACTACTGTATCAAATAGG ttgCATAATCTACAATGGAATAACGTTGCTCACAAATTGGATCGACTTTAACAGATGCGATTATCCCACGTGA